ACCACTTCTAATGTGGGTGGTGCAGCGCCTTCTATTGGTAAAACAGTAGATCCATTGAAAGATGCTTATGATATTGATGAGCTAAAAACATTAGATGCCATTATTACTTGCCAAGGTGGTGATTACACGACTGAAATTTTCCCTAAATTACGTAGTGCAGGTTGGCAAGGTTACTGGATTGATGCAGCTTCCACGTTAAGAATGGAAGATGACTCTGTAATTGTGCTTGATCCTGTAAACCGTAAAGTGATTGACCAAGCATTAGATGCGGGTAAAAAAGATTTTATTGGTGGTAATTGCACTGTTAGCTTAATGTTGATGGCGTTAGGTGGTTTATTTGAAGCTGGCCTTGTGGAGTGGATGAGTGCGATGACTTATCAGGCTGCATCAGGTGCTGGTGCGCAAAATATGCGTGAATTAATCAAACAAATGGGTGTTATTAATGATTCAGTAGCAGATGAATTAGCTAACCCTGCTAGCGCTATTTTAGAAATTGATCGCAAAGTGGCAGCTACTCAACGCAGTGCGAGTTTTCCAGATGAACACTTTGGAGTGCCTTTAGCAGGTAGTTTAATCCCTTGGATTGATAAAGAACTAGCTAGTGGTCAAAGTCGTGAAGAGTGGAAAGCACAAGTTGAAACGAATAAAATTTTAGGTCGCTCTAAAAATCCAATACTTATTGATGGTATTTGTGTACGTATTGGTGCAATGCGCTGCCATAGTCAAGCATTAACAATTAAATTAAATAAAGATGTACCTATGGAAGACATTGAAAGCATGATAAAAAATCATAATGATTGGGTGAAGTTAGTACCTAACCATCGTGAAATTAGTATGCAAGATTTAACGCCTACTGCGGTAACTGGTACTTTGACTGTCCCTGTTGGTAGATTACGTAAGTTAAATATGGGATCACAATATTTAGGTGCCTTTACTGTAGGGGATCAGTTGCTATGGGGGGCAGCTGAGCCATTGCGTCGTATGTTACGTATATTATTAGAACGTTAGTAATACTTATACTACCCATATACATTTATTAGGTTTTCTAACAAGATGTATATGGGTATATTTTTTTAAATTTATATATAAAATGATCTTAAGCATATTATTATTAAGTTACAGTTAAGCTTTTTATAGTATTTTCTTATTATATAAGACTTCTAATTCTTCTTTGAGTAGGATTAATCTATTACTATTTTAAATGGCAAATTAAGAGTATTATCTAGATTAATAACAATGAAGGATTGTATTTAAAAACTTTTTTAAAAATGATAAATAATCATATTACTTATGATTATAATCTATGGCATAATTTATAATTATTATAAGAGTAGTTTTATACATCATTATTTGAGTATAAATGAGGAGTTGAGTGTTCAATGTCGTATGTTGAGAATTGGAAGCAACAAGGGGTTATTTCGCTGTGGCGATATCAGTATCCTGATGACATTCACTACCCAAATTGGCACATAACAGCAGATGATATAGGTTGCCTCTCATTAATGTTATTGCTTAAAGCATTTGAAAAAGACCAAAAAATTAATCATAAAACGATTACCATTACTGCACCTAGTAATGAAATATTAGGTATTCCCAATAATAGAGTAGGTGTTGCCAAGTGGATTGCACCTAAAGAATGGCATATAAGTTTTTGTAAACAGTCTGAGAAATGGGAGTTTTCGGCTGGATTAGAGCCCGCTACATTAACAATTGGTAAAAATTGGCTTAGTGAAATTAGATGGGCTATTGATGGTATAATGACCGGAGAAAGTAATAGTTGGGTGGGTATCAACGATGGTAAAGAAGAAGTGTTATGGTATTGGAGGTACCCCAAAGCTAAAAAGTAACTAGTAAAAAGAGACCTTTATGCCGAATCAAAAACTAGTAAAAAAATTAAGTTATTTATTTATTTTTACTCTATCAAGTTCAATCAGTTTTGCTCAGCAACATAATCATCATACTTCTCATCAGGATCATAGCCAACATGCGGATATGGTGATGACTTCAAGTAATGAAGAATTATTATCAACAGATTTAATGCTAAAAGGGCAACCCTTACAACCATTACCCGTATTGACTAATAAGAGTAAACAACAGGGTGTGTTTCAGACGGATTTAATGATTATGCCAACCAAGGTTGAGCTAATCCCTAATAAACCTACAACTTTTTGGTTGTATGAGCAGAAGATTTTACCTGTCATTGATGTAATGGCAGGAACAACAGTAAAAGTTGCTATACAAAACCATTTACCCCAAGGAACAACTGTTCATTGGCATGGTTTACCTGTATCACCACAAGTGGATGGCAATCCTCAACACCCCATTGAAGTAGGTGATACAAGAAATATTGAATTTACTTTGCCAAAAGATTTTTCTGGTACTTATTGGTTCCATCCACATCCTCATGAGTATACTGCTGAACAGGTTTATAGAGGGTTAGCAGGTGCATTTATTGTGCGAGATCCTAATGACCCATTAAAAGCTATTCCAGAGCAAAATCTGTTTTTCTCTGATTTGAAATTAGATAAAAAAGGACAAATTGCTAGCAATACTATGTTGGATTGGATGAATGGTCGAGAAGGGCAGTTTCAGTTAATTAATGGCCAATATCAGCCTGTGATCAGTTTAGAAGGTACACAGCGTTGGAGAATTTGGAATGGTAATTCTGCACGCTATTTGAAGTTATCATTTCCTGAAGATCAAGTAGAGGCTTATCAAGTTGCTAGTGATGGTGGCTTATTAGAAAAGCCACAAGCCATTACTAGTATACTTTTAACACCGGGTGAGCGAGCAGAAATAGTATTAACACCTAAAAAGCAAGGTGATTTTACATTAACTGCTTTGGCCTATGATCGTGGTAAAATGGGTAATGTTGCTAAAGAGCAAGATTTACCTTTAGCTCAAGTAAAAATGCAGCTTAAAGATAAAATACTATTACCAGAAAAATTAAAAGATATTGCTGATGCGGCTAAATCTGCTGTAACTTATAAAGTTGAGTTTACTGAGGTAAATAATCCTAACTCACCAGCAGGCGTGGATTTCTTAGTTAATGGTAAAAAGCATGACTTAAAGCGTGTTGATTTCACTATCAAGTCAGGTGAAGTACAAGAGTGGGAGATTTTTAATAACTCCCATATGGATCACTCCTTCCATTTACATGGTCCTCAATTCCAAGTAAAAGAATATGAGTTAGCGGGTAAAGTAACTAAACCATTATTTAAAGAGCTAAAAGATACTATCAATCTAAAACCTTATGAGAAAGCGCGCATTGTGTTTGTAGATTATGATAAAGGTTTAAGAATGTATCATTGTCATATTCTAGAGCATGAAACATTAGGAATGATGGGGCAAGTCGAAATAAAATAATGTATTGATCAATAAGTCTATTTAACTAGCCTAGTTTGTTATAGCAACTAGGCTATTTTTTATAGTTGTTAGTATTGAATTTGGTTGTTTCTCAGTAACATGGTAGCTTTTGGCAACATTTGTCGACATTATCAAGAGCTGGTTAATATGACTAATATCTAATATACATGTTTTTAAAAATACTTAAATTAGCATAGATATAGACTAATTTATTATTTTGGAGGCATAAAAGTGCATATAAAGATTATAACTTTAAAAGCTACCTTAATTAGGTAGGCTGTTATTTATGCATTTGATGCATCATTTTTTACTAAAGGCTCGCTATTCCAATACAGCTCTTGCTGTTATTGCGATATTGGTATTTCTATTAGTTGTATTATTGTCTGAGTTTTATAACTATTATCGTATTAATGAGAACTATAGAAAACAGATTGTATTCGAATCAAACCGTGTAATTGATAAACTTAATTATGTTTTTGATGAAGCGAATAAAATTACACACAATATAATAGGAATGAAAGATATTCCTTGTAAGTTGGAAGAGTATAGTTTTAAAAAGTTAGTGGCTACAAGTAATGTAATTAGATCTGCAACATTAACACATAATGATGTTATCTATTGTTCGTCTATCTATGAATTAATTCAAAAAAATTATGTTAATCTGAAGCGTTATCTACAAGAACCTCTTAATTTATTTGAGTCCAATCATTTGACTCCGAATACTCCCGTTATTAGTTATAGTATTAGAGATGGAGATTGGGGAGCGTTTGTTGGAATTCATGGTAAAGTAATAGCAGATATCTTACAGACATCTGAATTTCAAAAAGAAAGTTTTATTATTATTAATAATAAGTTGATAGGTGCAGATAATACTGTATCAGTAATTGAAGATTCTAAAGTGCAGGAATGGCTGGGTTTTCATTCTAATAAATATCCGTTTAAAGTTATGGTAAATTATATTGCTATCAAAAGTAATTACCAAACTATTCAATCTTTTATTATATTAACAATAGCATTGTTAATATTGGGCATTATTGTACTTCTTTATATAGCAATGACTGCAGCCAAGCGAGAGTTCAAACGGGCTATTTTAGACAATGAGTTGGTTCCTTATTATCAATTAATTATTTCTACAGCGGACTATCGATGGCATGGCCTTGAAGTACTAACAAGGTGGCAACACCCAAAACATGGTTTAATTACACCCAATAAATTTATTGGTTTAGCGGAGCGTACTAAACTTATTATTCCTATGACAAAAGGCCTTATGGAAAGAGTAGCAAATGAATTAACGCCTTATGTTTTTTCTCTCCCTAAACCATTTTATGTTAGTTTCAATATTCATGCTTCTCATCTAGATGATCCCGATTTATTAACTGACTGCCAACAGTTTTTAGCTAGATTTCCAGCTGATACAATCAAACTAGTATTAGAATTAACTGAAGGTCAATTTGTTAAATCATCTGATAAATTAGACAAATTAATAGATAAATTTCATGAAATAGGTGTTTCTATCTCAATAGATGACTTTGGAACAGGCTATTCTAATTTGGGGTATTTGCAGAAATATAAAATTGATAATTTAAAAATTGATAGAATGTTTGTATCAACTATTTATAAAAAATATTCAGCTACTTATTTGCTTGATACCATTATTAGTTTAGCTAAAAATATGGAGATGGATATTGTAGCAGAAGGTGTTGAAACAGTAGACCAATTATATTATTTGAGTAATCAAGGGGTAGAGTATATTCAGGGGTTTTTATTTAGTAGACCTTCACCTATAGAATATACAATTAAATCCTTGCTTAAACCTTATAATGCTCCTTTGCCATATCAACAGTTTTCAATGTTTAGTGAGTAGCTTGTCACTTGTAAACAGTAAAATCATTGTACGGGTAAGAAAGTTAAGAATAGCAAATTATGTACATAGTTGGTGCCAACACGTCGATAACGTTCATCTAGCATAGCTGAAACTAAATCTAAGCGAGCAGTTATTTTGGCTAGTTCAATGGCAAAACTTAAATTATAGCCTGTAGCAGATATCTCATTAGAGATAAGCAATGGTTTACCATCTAAACTTTTACGTTGTTTAAGCATCCATTGGGCAATTTCTACATTACGAGCAGCATTAAATATATGTTCAGCATCAACAACATCAGACAAATAAAATTTTGTATGGTCGCCATGGGCAACAATAATCATTGTAGCCAAACCATAAATTAAAGCACCTGCTCGGTCACCTGTATAATTTGGATCTAGGGCAACATACAGTGCATCAATACTTGTTTTATTATCTAGGCCTGGTAGAAATTTATCATGTTCTATAGCATCAAATACTACTTTTCTAGCCTGCTCTAAGGAGTTGGCTGTTTTTCGCCATTCTTGAGGGTTGCGTTTATAAAATTTTTCTAATAAAACATAAAGGGCATGCAAGTTATTACGCATGGCTATAGTAGTTACACGGTTAGCATCTGTTTGTAATAATTCACCAGCAGCTACATTACTATGGTTGGTAACAATTTCTTGTCGATCAAGATCAGCATCACTGAAATTAGTTTGACAGGCCGTTAAAGCTAGTAAAAACATTACTATAAAAGGATACTGGATAAACTTTCTAGAAAAATACATTAGCTATTTTAATTAATTCCATATGATTTCTAATGTATTATAAAGCGCTCAGCCTTTTTTTAAAGTTATTAGTGATAAAAAATTTATTAAAATCAATAGATGATAAGAAATTATAAAAAATTAGAGCTCAATAACCTTAGCTAAGTGTTTTTCGTTAAACGAGAGTTAATTCAGTGATTTTTTATTCAATATGATTCTTTTTTTTCTGTAATGTACAAATAAGTAAAAAGTAATCCAAGAAAGAAGTACACAACAGCATTTTTACGTTTATTGTTATAAGGACTAGAACTATCAGATATAACAGCAATATAGTTTAATGGTAGATTGATATTAGGGTTATCAGGATCAAATTTAATTTTTTCTTTAAATATTCCTCCTCTATTGATTTTTGCATTGGGTAACCAAACCACTCCTCCACGAAAAACATTCGCTTCTCCATAAACTTCAATATTGTTATGATAGGTAATATTATTAACAGTAAAAGTATATTTGTAATAATAAGTAAGTGGTGCAGAGAAGAAGGTTCTACTTTGAGGGGTGCTTGTATTAATATATTCTATTTCACCGTCAACAATACAACTTTCAGAATTACAATCAAGTTCTGTTAAAAGTTGCGCATCTGTTTTCATTCTACCATACACAATTTTTTCTTCTTGATGGGTACTATAATAAACCCAGATAGGTGCTATGAAAAAAAATAATATGCATACTTTTATTATTAAAGATTTAAAATTTTTTGGCATAGATTATTATTAAATTCCATATTATCGACTGATAGTAACATGAGCATAAATTTTTTACAATAATTTACAAAATAGCTATTAATATAGTGGTGGATATTAAAAGTACAGGAGGATATTTCTAACAAAAAATAATTTTACAGTTGTGTCATAAAACTGTCACAAAACTTTGTCATGATACGCATAACTTAATAATAAAGGTGAGTATTATGCGCTTAACATCGATCTTAAAAACACTTGGTTTAGCCTCTTTGTTAGTTGCTTTACCTGTGGCCGCACAAGATATTACAGGTGCA
This portion of the Entomomonas sp. E2T0 genome encodes:
- the asd gene encoding aspartate-semialdehyde dehydrogenase, with protein sequence MMRVGLIGWRGMVGSVLMQRMQEEMDFNLIEPVFFTTSNVGGAAPSIGKTVDPLKDAYDIDELKTLDAIITCQGGDYTTEIFPKLRSAGWQGYWIDAASTLRMEDDSVIVLDPVNRKVIDQALDAGKKDFIGGNCTVSLMLMALGGLFEAGLVEWMSAMTYQAASGAGAQNMRELIKQMGVINDSVADELANPASAILEIDRKVAATQRSASFPDEHFGVPLAGSLIPWIDKELASGQSREEWKAQVETNKILGRSKNPILIDGICVRIGAMRCHSQALTIKLNKDVPMEDIESMIKNHNDWVKLVPNHREISMQDLTPTAVTGTLTVPVGRLRKLNMGSQYLGAFTVGDQLLWGAAEPLRRMLRILLER
- a CDS encoding multicopper oxidase family protein, translated to MPNQKLVKKLSYLFIFTLSSSISFAQQHNHHTSHQDHSQHADMVMTSSNEELLSTDLMLKGQPLQPLPVLTNKSKQQGVFQTDLMIMPTKVELIPNKPTTFWLYEQKILPVIDVMAGTTVKVAIQNHLPQGTTVHWHGLPVSPQVDGNPQHPIEVGDTRNIEFTLPKDFSGTYWFHPHPHEYTAEQVYRGLAGAFIVRDPNDPLKAIPEQNLFFSDLKLDKKGQIASNTMLDWMNGREGQFQLINGQYQPVISLEGTQRWRIWNGNSARYLKLSFPEDQVEAYQVASDGGLLEKPQAITSILLTPGERAEIVLTPKKQGDFTLTALAYDRGKMGNVAKEQDLPLAQVKMQLKDKILLPEKLKDIADAAKSAVTYKVEFTEVNNPNSPAGVDFLVNGKKHDLKRVDFTIKSGEVQEWEIFNNSHMDHSFHLHGPQFQVKEYELAGKVTKPLFKELKDTINLKPYEKARIVFVDYDKGLRMYHCHILEHETLGMMGQVEIK
- a CDS encoding EAL domain-containing protein; its protein translation is MHLMHHFLLKARYSNTALAVIAILVFLLVVLLSEFYNYYRINENYRKQIVFESNRVIDKLNYVFDEANKITHNIIGMKDIPCKLEEYSFKKLVATSNVIRSATLTHNDVIYCSSIYELIQKNYVNLKRYLQEPLNLFESNHLTPNTPVISYSIRDGDWGAFVGIHGKVIADILQTSEFQKESFIIINNKLIGADNTVSVIEDSKVQEWLGFHSNKYPFKVMVNYIAIKSNYQTIQSFIILTIALLILGIIVLLYIAMTAAKREFKRAILDNELVPYYQLIISTADYRWHGLEVLTRWQHPKHGLITPNKFIGLAERTKLIIPMTKGLMERVANELTPYVFSLPKPFYVSFNIHASHLDDPDLLTDCQQFLARFPADTIKLVLELTEGQFVKSSDKLDKLIDKFHEIGVSISIDDFGTGYSNLGYLQKYKIDNLKIDRMFVSTIYKKYSATYLLDTIISLAKNMEMDIVAEGVETVDQLYYLSNQGVEYIQGFLFSRPSPIEYTIKSLLKPYNAPLPYQQFSMFSE